The Lycium barbarum isolate Lr01 chromosome 9, ASM1917538v2, whole genome shotgun sequence genome has a segment encoding these proteins:
- the LOC132609968 gene encoding beta-carotene isomerase D27, chloroplastic — translation MVLLSIHTLPYSYPTLNYHHTFNYHSQRQSQCLKGNVIRCGIAEPSGEPAPLGQKTKYNDGLFEKAFMTLFARKMEKFGASKKGPDDEMEKKKGWFDYDYDSFVDVSRKVMQGRSRIQQQQVVREVLMSMLPPGAPAQFRKLFPPTRWAAEFNATITVPFFFWLVGPSEVVEVEVGGVKQKSGVHIKKCRYLENSGCVGMCVNMCKIPTQDFFTNEFGLPLTMNPNFEDMSCEMIYGQLPPPFEEDPVSKQPCYANICTIANPSSNVCPKLSAN, via the exons ATGGTGCTACTCAGCATCCACACTCTTCCTTATTCATACCCAACTCTCAATTATCACCACACCTTTAACTATCACTCTCAACGTCAAAGCCAATGTCTGAAAGGTAACGTTATCCGATGTGGGATAGCGGAGCCATCAGGGGAACCGGCACCGTTAGGACAGAAGACAAAGTACAATGATGGATTGTTTGAGAAGGCATTCATGACGCTGTTCGCACGCAAGATGGAGAAGTTTGGTGCGAGTAAAAAAGGGCCTGATGATGAAATGGAGAAGAAGAAGGGTTGGTTTGATTATGACTACGATAGTTTTGTGGACGTGTCGAGGAAAGTAATGCAAGGGAGGTCAAGAATTCAGCAGCAGCAAGTGGTTCGTGAGGTCCTCATGTCTATGCTTCCTCCTGGTGCTCCTGCTCAG TTTAGGAAATTGTTTCCACCAACGAGGTGGGCAGCAGAATTCAATGCCACTATTACTGTGCCTTTCTTCTTCTGGTTAGTTGGTCCTTCTGAG GTTGTGGAAGTGGAGGTTGGTGGGGTGAAGCAGAAAAGTGGAGTTCACATAAAAAAATGCAG GTATTTGGAGAACAGTGGTTGTGTAGGAATGTGTGTGAACATGTGCAAAATACCAACACAAGACTTCTTCACAAACGAATTTGGACTTCCATTAACAATGAATCCAA ATTTTGAAGATATGAGTTGTGAAATGATTTACGGACAATTACCACCTCCATTTGAAGAAGATCCCGTGTCCAAACAACCTTGTTATGCGAACATAT GCACCATTGCAAATCCCAGTTCAAATGTCTGTCCTAAACTCAGCGCTAATTAG